A segment of the Lycium barbarum isolate Lr01 chromosome 7, ASM1917538v2, whole genome shotgun sequence genome:
atatgaagatttgGAGATGAAAAGATGAAGTTATGAAGGATTAAAGAAGATTTTCCAAGAAAATGAGAAGACTTCGGGACCTCGGATAGGAGTTTCTCGGAAAATATCGAAGGCTCAGAAATTCGAAAGAAAATTTAAGAAGAGGAGCAAGAGGAGAGAAACGATCAAAGAGGTGAAAGGTAAAAAGTGAAAAGTGAAAATGACTGTGATGCCTTTTATAGTTGAAACTTTGAGGCGTTTACCGAAGGGTCGTCCAACCAAGAGAAGACACGTGTCCGAAGTCAGAGAGACGTGACATGAAGAGACATCTCGTTTCCCGCCTATTTTCAAAGGGAAGCTTTCCAAGGAAGTCACCGAGGTTATCGATCCACTCCCTGTCACTTCAGTGAAACTTTGATCcgagaagtgtggggactatttgTATATGGTAAAAACCGAAGCAATATGTTTACAGTAAAAACTGGAGTAAATATCGAGGTTGTCCGATGCGAGATCAAAGAAAAACGAGATCACTAGCCTCGGATAACATTGAAGGGAAGAAGGGCCAAGGAGTTGTGAGTTTTTCAAACTAAATGTAAAACCGAGGGTATGTTGATAGGCACAGAAAACCCGAACCTGAGGGGAAGACACTCGACATAGGTCCGGAGTATCCGTTACAAACAAGGTTACACGTCGCCTAACCGCTCCGTCATTTGCGCTGACATCCATACAGGCGTcgtcttatccattttagggttttcttaaaAGGCCTTTTTTAGGTTGTACTAAGGCTCATCTACTTTTGGCTATAAATATGGATGTACCCCCTTCATTTTAGGGCTAGCTTTTATTCATATTCTTACTTGTAATCTAAAAAACAGAGAGAAAAGTGTTCTTACTGATTGGCTCAGGATAGAGGAACTGTTTCAAAGACCGGACTAAGTTCTTATAGTCTCCAATCCGGTTTCTTAAGCTGCTCTTTCTCTTATTCATTGATATAGCGTTTATTATTGCATACTCTATTATTGTGCGTAACTTATTAATCTAACCAcgtataaatttaattgttaccattTCAAGGGCAAACTATGAGTTACCTATTACTATAGGCAATTTAATGGTGTATACCATTAGTGTGCGTAACTTCTTGCATTGGACTTTGTTTTCGTGTCTGGTTTCGTCAACAGGGCTAAAAAACATTTTAAAGTTAAAGCTACAAGGCTGTTGCTGGATTGATGCATGTTTTGCAATATGCAGTAGGATGATACAgtaatatttttctttaaaaggaaaaccaaaaaaaaaaaaaaaacaataatccTGGAAAATGCAGAGGACCTTAGTGACATTGGAAACACTACTGATCATGAGACGAATTAAATAGCGCTAACTTAAGCTCACGATCAAATATTAAATACTCCGAATTTGCTATTACAAATGTTGAATTAATGGAAAAAAAATTCAAGTGCACGGAAAGAACAAAAATGACAGAATTAATTAACCAAACAACAGACACAAATAAAGAACCATCTGCCCCAATATTCTTAAGCAATGATGATCAAGAACATGGCAAATGCAGCAATCATCAAAGCAACAAATAAAGAATTAGGACTAATTCCAAAAGCAGATGATGAGACAGGGGGACTTGCAGGTGCAGTAGAAGGAGCCCCCAGTACTTCTGGCAGAACGTTAACGGCAACCTTCATGCCTTGATCACAGTGGTTTTTTATTCCACACAAGTACCATTTTTTCCCAGTAGATTTCAGTTCAATCACATCGTTTCCTGTAGTTAAGGGTTCAACATTAGCACCTGGTGCACAATTTTGGAATGCAGTCAAATCTGCTTTGTACACATTGTGAACTCCTTCCTTGTACTTGAAAACTGCACCCACAACAAAAAGAAGCAATTAATTAAACATTGTTTTTGTGCATTACCATTAGCTTTTAGATAGGTCGAAGAAACAGTACTAATAGGTCGAATAAATTAACAGTACTAAGGCATAATatatacggaaaagggtcaaaattacctctgaactttgaaaaatagttcatttatacccttcgttatactttagggccaattatacccttacagttatactatgggatcaattatacccttatgactaacggctgccacgtagcatcatcccaacccttcaaaattattttaccctcaaataattttttacccactaaaataactcaacaattttttttccagcaaaaataatacgaaattatttttattttttttcctggaaaaaatatccgtattatttttgctcgaaaaaaaaaatcgggtcgggttgagttattttagtgggtaaaaaattatttgagggtaaaataattttgaagggttgggatgatgccacgtggcagccgttagtcataagggtataattgaccccatagtataactgtaagggtataattggccctaaagtataacgaagggtataaatgaactatttttcaaagttcaggggtaattttgacccttttccgtaataTATATGTACTAGAGTCTAGAGCTAGCTTAATTAACTTTACTACACACTGCCAGCGTAAAGAATGTCGGAATTAGGTAAGTCCTGGTCCAATTAAATTTCCTTCGTCAAAAAATTGTAACTTTtctttagagcccgtttggattagcttataagttgccaataagctgttttcagcttttttgagtgtttggttggccagcttaaagtcattttgtgcttaaaataagcttaaaaaattAATTAGACCCATTTggtttaacttatctaaagcagcttataagctgaaaacagcttataagctgctttttttaagcccatccaaactgGCTCTTACTGTAGTAACAAAGGGGTTCAAAAATTGCTTTTGGCCACATGCACGTTCAAATCCTACGTATAACATTGTGGTACTGTCTTCACCCTTATATAAATTCCTGGCTTCAACATTAACCATCAAGTCACTTAAAAGATATTACAAGTAATTACTAAGAGTGATCCATAAAAAATTTGTAACTGGTAACATAAAAAATAATGCAAGTTAGTACATAAATTAAATATAAAGCGAAATATATAACATACTCAGTTTATCTCCAACATGGAACTCTTTGCTCTCAGCCCATTTATTGTAGTCAAAGTTGACCTTCCAGCCTTGATCATCCCCAACCAAATGCTCAGTTGCCATAGCTGGAGCAACAACCATGCTAATAACAGCAAGTGCAATCAACAAAGCTCTCAATGCCATTTGGAATGTACTTGTGGTAGCTACTGCTTTTTGAAgcttttttaattaatttgattAACTATTGTATAGCTAAGAATGTTTGTTAATAAGCTGGATGATTTGAAGGGTTGcatatttggtagcatatttatAGGATGTTAATATTGGGAAGGCATGCCGGCTAATGCCTGCATTGGCTAATTATGTGCGATTTGGCAAGGTCATTTGCCTAAAGAATAACGTTGTCTAAATTTATTATTACTTTATGTGTCCAAATTAGTTGTCATGTTTGTTTCTCTTCTTGAGTCAAATTATACAAActttgagcaatattttaaattacatttttttttcaaattaacaTGAAAAAAATTGCAAGTTATTTTGCTTTTAGTATAATTTTTGAATATCTGATTTTAATTGTAAAATATTGAATTGATCTTAAGTCAATTTAGCTTTGAAGACTAATCAAATTGATCCTCGAGAACTAAACATAAGAACTAATTTGGTAATATGCACGATGACTTGGTCAAATATATCTATTTTAGTGTTGTTTCCTTCAAGTTTGTAGTGTTTGGCCATTAATGTGGAATGCCGCCTCATGCACAAAAATGTGGACCCGATAGCGTAAAATTCTACTAGTTCTTTTATGTGTAGTGCATGAGTTCTGTTTACGTAACTTTTTAAATCAACCACAAAATTTAAATAGTGGCCACAAAAGGGGTTGTTTGACAAAATTGTTCATTGACCATGTTGGTAGGAATTGAATTTGGTGCTATTTTTATCCTATTATTTAAGTTATATTCAGTTTTGTTTTTAAAAACTTATTTAACCTATAGCCGGTTTTACAAACTTTAGACAAATTTTATGTTCCTTCTCCGCTTCTTCTACTTGttcttctcctccttctcctcctcctcctcctcattcttCTTCTTAAAAGCTTTGCTCATTATTGATTATAACAAAGCTTTATGGCGCTGATTGCTATAAGGTTACAAGTATATGTAATGCTCTTTTCACTATCAGTTTTCAGTTATTGGCCTTCTAAgccaaatttaaaataaaaatgtcCGAAGTTTGCTTGTATAAGCAACTAGttaattgtcacaccccaattccgctaAGGTGTGATgagcacccggccccacatccgaagccgagcgaacccacagacctttgggaCACACATAATCTGagtagactttttaaatcagataaaaataaattatataataaactctcaaaatatgtttgttcgatgctttccaaatcaaacagaatctatgatcatacgaaatttaacacataatacagaatgacatatcggctgatgaagccgcatacacaactgacatactatacccacgactctgtctgcaaaatctctaacatcaatccagaagaagcacacatacaaactctgactcggtggcaccccaggaacaaatggagcttgccaactctgctggaacatcctctataataacttcgcatcatctgggtgtacctgcgcggcatgaaaatgcagcccccgaagaaagggggtcagtacggaataggtactaagtatgtaaagcatgagatacaataaacagaatcataatctgagcagggagtacagaaaagtaagtgcaataaccggaatatcaaaatgcttactcacaAAACATAGggaatgcatgtcagaacatatgccatatccggccccattatgggacacggtgaacagaacgtgatcgccaccccgtcactggcgccacaacacagcatactccagagtagggaatagctccgtaacatatcatatcatatcagaatgtgcacatatcaaacatatcagatggccatatcatatcatattatcatatatcagaatgtgtgtacatggcacaacatactccacaacccatgtacatgtatacctgccccctcacatcgaggcacggcgaacaatgcagtggaatacgcgtgataacatatcctggcccgggctcagtgagggaaacattgaggcgtccacgagtggagtagtgagaaactaaatgcaaagTAAAAcacaatacatttacaaagactcgataggaCATGTCGAATGACAAATCgtaataatgaaatcggacaataatcatagtaggtgtatttCGAATGTCATAGTGAGTTACGTAGAAACAATCTTTCTgggatcgtttccatgttccaaaatagtttataagacttaaatgaatatttaaaataattgtcatttagtagttagaaggatagttaaaacgtttccttTAATATCGCTCGAAAATAAATCAATAATACAATAGGAGATGAATCgggattagtgggccc
Coding sequences within it:
- the LOC132601778 gene encoding blue copper protein 1a-like encodes the protein MALRALLIALAVISMVVAPAMATEHLVGDDQGWKVNFDYNKWAESKEFHVGDKLIFKYKEGVHNVYKADLTAFQNCAPGANVEPLTTGNDVIELKSTGKKWYLCGIKNHCDQGMKVAVNVLPEVLGAPSTAPASPPVSSSAFGISPNSLFVALMIAAFAMFLIIIA